A genomic window from Amia ocellicauda isolate fAmiCal2 chromosome 15, fAmiCal2.hap1, whole genome shotgun sequence includes:
- the LOC136771634 gene encoding zinc-binding protein A33, translating into MTQRLKVGLGARGDDITEHLDLGLYGGPTQLRVWKRMRGVIQPAPCPLTFDPATANQFLSLSDDLTAVRYSHAPREEEQQGKRRKGRGFGEEDTGEEEEEEDADWQEEGAGSEGELTNGDARFEFSPCLLALQSFTSGRHYWEVDVGDQADWDVGVAADTAERAGWVVLTPESGFWTVGNRACRRVGMYLDMEAGQLTFYSADDMVPLHSYLGQSFSQRTLLPFFYPSAHSCALPLTLLHTAPCWT; encoded by the exons ATGACACAGAG GTTGAAGGTGGGGCTGGGGGCGCGCGgggatgacatcacagagcacctGGACCTGGGGCTGTACGGGGGCCCCACCCAGCTGAGAGTGTGGAAGAGGATGAGAGGAGTCATTCAgcctg CTCCCTGCCCTCTGACCTTTGACCCTGCCACAGCCAACCAATTCCTGTCCCTCTCTGATGACCTCACAGCCGTGCGCTACAGCCACGCCCCCCGGGAGGAGGAGCAGCAAGGCAAGCGCAGGAAGGGGCGGGGCTTCGGAGAGGAGGACacaggagaggaagaggaagaggaggatgcTGACTGGCAGGAGGAAGGGGCGGGCTCGGAGGGGGAACTCACCAATGGGGATGCCCGCTTTGAGTTCAGCCCCTGCCTGCTGGCCCTCCAGAGCTTCACCTCCGGGCGACACTACTGGGAGGTGGACGTGGGGGACCAGGCCGACTGGGACGTGGGGGTCGCTGCGGACACTGCGGAGCGAGCCGGCTGGGTGGTGCTGACCCCCGAGTCCGGGTTCTGGACTGTGGGGAACCGGGCCTGCCGGCGGGTTGGGATGTACCTGGACATGGAGGCGGGGCAGCTGACCTTCTACAGCGCGGACGACATGGTGCCCCTGCACTCCTACCTGGGCCAGAGCTTCTCCCAGCGCACCCTGCTGCCCTTCTTCTACCCCAGCGCACACTCCTGCGCCCTGCCCCTCACCCTGCTCCacactgccccctgctggacataG
- the rnf5 gene encoding E3 ubiquitin-protein ligase RNF5: protein MAADARASADSGQADRGPLPGRDSDRGGDPGGSGGLGREPERDKERDRATFECNICLDTARDAVISLCGHLFCWPCLHQWLETRPSRQQCPVCKAGISREKVIPLYGRGSSSQEDPRLKTPPRPQGQRTEPESRGPFPGFGDAGFHMSFGIGAFPFGFFTTVFNTNDTFGRADPHNPAGHQGNGNPANGNSWQDSLFLFIAIFFFFWLLSV, encoded by the exons ATGGCGGCGGACGCCCGAGCATCGGCAGACAGCGGGCAGGCCGACAGAGGGCCTCTCCCGGGGCGGGACAGCGACAGGGGCGGGGACCCCGGGGGCAGCGGCGGACTGGGCCGGGAGCCGGAGCGGGACAAGGAGCGGGACCGGGCCACCTTCGAGTGCAACATCTGCCTGGACACGGCCCGGGACGCCGTGATCTCGCTGTGCGGACACCTCTTCTG cTGGCCGTGTCTTCACCAA TGGCTGGAGACCCGGCCCAGCAGGCAGCAGTGTCCCGTGTGTAAGGCTGGCATCAGCAGAGAGAAGGTCATCCCTCTGTATGGCAGGGGCAGCTCCAGCCAGGAGGACCCCAG GTTGAAAACTCCTCCACGGCCTCAGGGACAGAGAACAGAGCCAGAGAGCAgaggg ccgTTTCCTGGGTTTGGTGACGCTGGCTTCCACATGTCTTTTGGTATTGGGGCGTTCCCCTTCGGCTTCTTCACCACCGTCTTCAACACCAACGACACGTTCGGCAGGGCAG ATCCCCACAATCCTGCGGGTCACCAGGGCAACGGCAACCCCGCCAACGGCAACAGCTGGCAGGACTCCCTTTTCCTCTTCATCgccatcttcttcttcttctggcTGCTGAGTGTCTga
- the LOC136772064 gene encoding E3 ubiquitin-protein ligase TRIM7 codes for MTSLEEAGLAQSLANEVTCPLCSSLFRDPVRLDCEHNYCRQCILDYWREGGGERERGMEGLRGGKGRAEGGFTCPLCREIFPQFTLKANKLLAKIVERMSGLGLQYRKPTAEGGTDTSSNSRSLLRSSSLSEPEGEREGGGGGEGRRDGGGGGGGGECSLHREPLKVYCVEEGVAICVVCAVSREHKTHSLAPIEEILTHWEESFEGAIRGFEQQKEILETLRREKEKQITELKDQAASLRAGLVSDIDRLLQFLEGEKGALCTRLDTDLARLLAQREGTLLAASQEVTRLQQEVTSLRGQLGQEVRNAPVLIKARNIRLQSRGAHSPHRARLVSINN; via the exons ATGACATCGCTGGAGGAGGCAGGGCTGGCCCAGAGCCTGGCCAATGAGGTGACCTGTCCCTTGTGCTCCTCCCTGTTCCGCGATCCAGTCAGACTGGACTGTGAGCACAACTACTGTCGCCAGTGCATCCTGGACtactggagagagggaggaggagagagggagcgagggatGGAAGGGCTAAGAGGGGGCAAGGGGAGAGCGGAGGGGGGGTTCACCTGCCCCCTGTGTCGGGAAATCTTCCCCCAGTTCACTCTGAAGGCCAACAAACTGCTGGCCAAGATAGTGGAGCGCATGAGCGGGCTGGGGCTGCAGTACCGCAAGCCAACAGCAGAGGGGGGCACCGACACCAGCTCCAACTCCCGCTCTCTCTTGCGCTCCAGCTCGCTCTCTGAGCCcgaaggggagagggagggaggaggaggaggagaaggaaggagagatggaggaggaggaggaggaggaggggagtgcTCTCTCCATCGTGAGCCGCTGAAGGTCTACTGTGTGGAGGAGGGCGTTGCGATCTGTGTGGTCTGCGCTGTGTCCCGGGAGCACAAGACTCACAGCCTGGCACCCATAGAGGAGATACTGACACACtgggag GAGAGTTTTGAAGGGGCCATCCGTGGGTTTGAGCAGCAGAAAGAGATACTGGAGACACTGcgcagagagaaggagaaacagATCACTGAGCTGAAG GATCAAGCGGCGTCTCTGAGGGCTGGGTTGGTCAGTGATATTGACCGGCTCCTGCAGTTCCTGGAGGGGGAGAAGGGGGCGCTGTGCACCCGGCTGGACACTGACCTCGCCCGCCTTCTGGCCCAGAGGGAGGGGACTCTTCTTGCTGCCTCACAGGAAGTGACCCGCCTACAGCAAGAAGTGACCTCCCTGCGGGGCCAGCTGGGACAGGAAGTGCGCAACGCTCCCGTCCTCATCAAGGCAAGAAACATACGTTTACAATccagaggagcccattcaccccatcgtgctcgtttggtgtccattaataactaa
- the LOC136771633 gene encoding probable E3 ubiquitin-protein ligase RNF144A-A isoform X1 — protein MSTEKRYDPADATLKFVSRRDDITLDDDPDILRAEMSCGHAVTPNSLTAWCRSLLDQGQYKFLCPALKEGTLQKCGAVWTYQEVRKLAVLSSEEQQHFEEFVALLAAAEYCEYKSCPGCKSYVERTDLTNLNVHCTICTAEMGKSYEFCWQCLNPWEGPGPRSDRCDNDGCTNKELELLLKCPTTSLPETEVSDCPSIRACPTCGQFVEHNKEGCKNIICSRCQVEFCFACLEITAVCLQTSSHYARCSKGVAPRQISMPSWNRR, from the exons ATGAGCACCGAGAAGCGCTACGACCCCGCAGACGCGACCCTCAAGTTCGTGAGCAGGCGGGATGACATAA CACTGGATGATGATCCTGACATACTAAGGGCAGAGATGTCCTGTGGACATGCTGTAACTCCAAATTCATTGACAGCTTGGTGCCGTAGCCTGCTTGACCAG GGCCAATATAAATTTCTTTGCCCTGCACTGAAGGAGGGAACTCTGCAGAAGTGCGGGGCGGTTTGGACATATCAAGAAGTTCGCAAACTGGCAGTTCTGTCCAGTGAGGAACAGCAGCATTTTGAGGAATTTGTTGCATTGTTGGCTGCCGCTGAGTACTGTGAATATAAGTCT TGCCCAGGTTGTAAATCATATGTAGAGAGAACAGACCTCACCAATCTGAATGTTCACTGCACAATCTGCACTGCGGAGATGGGAAAGTCCTATGAGTTCTGCTGGCAGTGCTTGAACCCGTGGGAAGGACCTGGTCCCCGTTCTGACCGCTGTGACAATGATGGATGCACCAATAAAGAACTGGAGCTTCTGCTGAAGTGCCCGACTACATCCTTACCAGAGACAGAAGTGTCCGATTGCCCTTCCATTCGAGCTTGTCCAACATGTGGCCAGTTTGTTGAACACAATAAGGAAGGGTGTAAGAACATCATATGTTCTAGGTGTCAGGTTGAGTTCTGCTTTGCCTGCCTGGAGATTACAGCAGTTTGCTTGCAAACAAGTTCACACTACGCAAGGTGTTCAAAAGGTGTGGCTCCACGGCAGATATCTATGCCTTCTTGGAACCGTCGTTAA
- the LOC136771633 gene encoding probable E3 ubiquitin-protein ligase RNF144A-A isoform X2, protein MASLDDDPDILRAEMSCGHAVTPNSLTAWCRSLLDQGQYKFLCPALKEGTLQKCGAVWTYQEVRKLAVLSSEEQQHFEEFVALLAAAEYCEYKSCPGCKSYVERTDLTNLNVHCTICTAEMGKSYEFCWQCLNPWEGPGPRSDRCDNDGCTNKELELLLKCPTTSLPETEVSDCPSIRACPTCGQFVEHNKEGCKNIICSRCQVEFCFACLEITAVCLQTSSHYARCSKGVAPRQISMPSWNRR, encoded by the exons ATGGCAT CACTGGATGATGATCCTGACATACTAAGGGCAGAGATGTCCTGTGGACATGCTGTAACTCCAAATTCATTGACAGCTTGGTGCCGTAGCCTGCTTGACCAG GGCCAATATAAATTTCTTTGCCCTGCACTGAAGGAGGGAACTCTGCAGAAGTGCGGGGCGGTTTGGACATATCAAGAAGTTCGCAAACTGGCAGTTCTGTCCAGTGAGGAACAGCAGCATTTTGAGGAATTTGTTGCATTGTTGGCTGCCGCTGAGTACTGTGAATATAAGTCT TGCCCAGGTTGTAAATCATATGTAGAGAGAACAGACCTCACCAATCTGAATGTTCACTGCACAATCTGCACTGCGGAGATGGGAAAGTCCTATGAGTTCTGCTGGCAGTGCTTGAACCCGTGGGAAGGACCTGGTCCCCGTTCTGACCGCTGTGACAATGATGGATGCACCAATAAAGAACTGGAGCTTCTGCTGAAGTGCCCGACTACATCCTTACCAGAGACAGAAGTGTCCGATTGCCCTTCCATTCGAGCTTGTCCAACATGTGGCCAGTTTGTTGAACACAATAAGGAAGGGTGTAAGAACATCATATGTTCTAGGTGTCAGGTTGAGTTCTGCTTTGCCTGCCTGGAGATTACAGCAGTTTGCTTGCAAACAAGTTCACACTACGCAAGGTGTTCAAAAGGTGTGGCTCCACGGCAGATATCTATGCCTTCTTGGAACCGTCGTTAA
- the LOC136771636 gene encoding uncharacterized protein LOC136771636 — protein sequence MMMSALWALCVAWTLLVSVDGQLTAGKINIINNELAYRYGHIQGQVAMAFNLPSSFCDNSSSGDLDNILKGNEESRVQNVLNKGDVYTDSIRLAAATPLKHNTCSDHAEYRLLYPAGNNYVTKLQRDSNTECMVFFSLLSPCTLKCLNNNRPGVSILESLQDFSFWKAGYKAFVFEKIYIHPYSPCNKEQQKLQLITQIHQNAHLIPFYRCDGNNCCNCASKPADQNNPCLADRLPAQC from the exons ATG ATGATGTCCGCGCTCTGGGCCCTGTGTGTGGCCTGGACCCTTCTAGTCTCAGTAGATGGGCAGTTGACCGCAGGCAAGATAAACATTATCAACAACGAGCTGGCTTACAG GTATGGCCACATCCAAGGCCAGGTGGCAATGGCATTCAACCTCCCCAGCAGCTTCTGCGACAACTCCAGCTCGGGCGATCTGGACAACATCCTGAAAGGCAACGAGGAATCCAGGGTCCAGAATGTGCTGAACAAGGGTGATGTCTACACTGACTCTATACGCCTGGCTGCCGCCACGCCACTGAAGCACAATACTTGCTCGGATCACGCAGAGTACCGCCTGCTCTACCCAGCCGGGAACAACTATGTGACCAAGCTGCAAAGGGACAGCAACACGGAGTGCATGGTATTCTTCTCGCTGCTGTCCCCCTGCACCCTCAAGTGCCTGAACAACAACAGGCCCGGAGTGAGCATCCTGGAGAGCTTGCAAGACTTCAGCTTCTGGAAAGCCGGCTACAAGGCGTTCGTGTTCGAGAAGATCTACATACACCCCTACTCCCCCTGCAACAAGGAGCAGCAGAAGCTACAGCTGATCACGCAGATCCACCAGAACGCACATCTCATCCCCTTTTACCGCTGCGACGGCAACAATTGCTGCAACTGTGCAAGCAAGCCAGCCGACCAGAACAACCCCTGCTTGGCTGACCGACTACCAGCACAGTGCTGA